The proteins below come from a single Orcinus orca chromosome 6, mOrcOrc1.1, whole genome shotgun sequence genomic window:
- the LOC101275659 gene encoding torsin-4A isoform X4, whose protein sequence is MGEKVQRRRASVQGSGSPLTPLGAGPLRHDFLDSCHTPRPGPHLTQCWGSGLQQVWDQHLAEAAASQRPAPTPGHLFLRLPVRAPWGSLCQKQLGDCRKPEDAEGPHPHPGAVGHQQRPGQIPFRPGSRKAWAGATWEGDLHAKRRPCAMDRGQPSPEPAAADHVAPGPSVIAPVRAVVRLRRRVRLLRKRCFPPTAVRPDSEPRAPRADPDQPQFFTFDGPAELSSRPPRKKRRRSRLVLYPETSRKYRPRVERRSRAQRCLLLLVAIVGFQVLNAIENLDDNAQRYDLDGLEKALQRAVFGQPAAVERIVALLRDYLATHVHSRPLLLALHGPSGVGKSHVGRLLARHFRAVLEDGALVLQYHARHHCPEPRAAEDCRQELARRVADVVARAEAEEKTPLLLLDDVELLPPALLDELHGFLQPQRSHHFHNAIYVLLSGNGGAEVTRFVLQNASRALALRADGAHGAAAVAAQAEEELRASLRALLVREHPLWEVATIVPFLLLDKGDVVNCFRDEMAGEGFFPEQARAELLAAQLSYYRVAGREFAVTGCKQVVATVNLL, encoded by the exons ATGGGGGAGAAAGTACAGAGGAGGCGGGCCTCAGTGCAGGGCTCAGGCTCACCCTTGACCCCGCTGGGGGCAGGCCCTCTGAGGCATGACTTTCTTGACTCCTGCCACACCCCACGTCCAGGCCCCCACCTCACCCAGTGCTGGGGCTCTGGACTCCAGCAGGTTTGGGACCAGCATCTGGCGGAAGCAGCCGCCAGCCagcgccccgcccccacccctgggCACCTTTTCCTGCGTCTGCCTGTCAGGGCCCCCTGGGGTTCTCTGTGTCAGAAGCAGCTGGGAGACTGTAGAAAGCCTGAAGACGCCGAAGGACCCCACCCTCATCCCGGGGCCGTGGGGCACCAGCAGAGGCCTGGACAGATACCCTTCCGTCCTGGTTCCAGGAAGGCCTGGGCAGGGGCCACATG GGAGGGTGACCTGCATGCCAAGCGCCGCCCCTGCGCCATGGACCGCGGCCAGCCCAGTCCGGAGCCCGCGGCAGCGGACCACGTCGCCCCCGGCCCGAGCGTGATCGCGCCCGTGCGCGCCGTGGTCCGCCTGCGCCGTCGCGTGCGCCTCCTGCGCAAGCGGTGCTTCCCGCCTACGGCCGTGAGGCCGGACTCCGAGCCCCGGGCGCCGCGCGCGGACCCGGACCAGCCTCAGTTCTTCACCTTCGACGGCCCGGCGGAGCTGTCCTCGAGGCCGCCGCGAAAGAAGCGCCGGCGCAGCCGCTTGGTGCTCTACCCCGAGACGTCGCGCAAGTACCGGCCGCGCGTGGAGCGCCGGAGCCGCGCGCAGCGTTGCCTGTTGTTGCTCGTGGCCATCGTGGGCTTCCAGGTGCTCAACGCCATCGAGAACCTGGACGATAACGCGCAGCGCTATGACCTTGACGGGCTGGAGAAGGCGCTGCAGCGTGCCGTGTTCGGCCAGCCGGCGGCCGTGGAGCGCATCGTGGCGCTGCTGCGGGACTACCTGGCCACGCACGTGCACAGCCGCCCGCTGCTCCTGGCGCTGCACGGGCCCAGCGGCGTGGGCAAGAGCCATGTGGGCCGCCTGCTGGCGCGCCACTTCCGCGCGGTGCTCGAGGACGGCGCGCTCGTGCTGCAGTACCACGCGCGGCACCACTGCCCCGAGCCGCGCGCCGCGGAGGACTGCCGCCAGGAGCTGGCGCGGCGCGTGGCCGACGTCGTGGCGCGGGCCGAGGCGGAGGAGAAGACCCCGCTCCTGCTTCTGGACGACGTGGAGCTCCTGCCGCCGGCGCTGCTGGACGAGCTGCACGGCTTCCTGCAGCCGCAGCGCTCGCACCACTTCCACAATGCCATCTACGTGCTCCTCAGCGGCAATGGCGGCGCGGAGGTCACGCGCTTCGTGCTGCAGAACGCGTCCCGCGCGCTGGCCCTGCGCGCAGACGGCGCCCACGGGGCCGCGGCGGTGGCGGCACAGGCTGAGGAGGAGCTGCGCGCCAGCCTGAGGGCGCTCCTGGTCCGCGAGCACCCGCTGTGGGAGGTCGCGACTATCGTGCCCTTCCTGCTGCTGGACAAGGGGGACGTGGTCAACTGCTTCCGGGACGAGATGGCCGGGGAGGGCTTCTTCCCAGAGCAGGCCCGCGCCGAGCTCCTGGCCGCGCAGCTCAGTTACTACCGCGTGGCTGGCCGGGAGTTCGCCGTCACTGGCTGCAAGCAGGTGGTGGCCACGGTGAACCTCTTGTAG
- the LOC101275659 gene encoding torsin-4A isoform X6, translating to MDRGQPSPEPAAADHVAPGPSVIAPVRAVVRLRRRVRLLRKRCFPPTAVRPDSEPRAPRADPDQPQFFTFDGPAELSSRPPRKKRRRSRLVLYPETSRKYRPRVERRSRAQRCLLLLVAIVGFQVLNAIENLDDNAQRYDLDGLEKALQRAVFGQPAAVERIVALLRDYLATHVHSRPLLLALHGPSGVGKSHVGRLLARHFRAVLEDGALVLQYHARHHCPEPRAAEDCRQELARRVADVVARAEAEEKTPLLLLDDVELLPPALLDELHGFLQPQRSHHFHNAIYVLLSGNGGAEVTRFVLQNASRALALRADGAHGAAAVAAQAEEELRASLRALLVREHPLWEVATIVPFLLLDKGDVVNCFRDEMAGEGFFPEQARAELLAAQLSYYRVAGREFAVTGCKQVVATVNLL from the coding sequence ATGGACCGCGGCCAGCCCAGTCCGGAGCCCGCGGCAGCGGACCACGTCGCCCCCGGCCCGAGCGTGATCGCGCCCGTGCGCGCCGTGGTCCGCCTGCGCCGTCGCGTGCGCCTCCTGCGCAAGCGGTGCTTCCCGCCTACGGCCGTGAGGCCGGACTCCGAGCCCCGGGCGCCGCGCGCGGACCCGGACCAGCCTCAGTTCTTCACCTTCGACGGCCCGGCGGAGCTGTCCTCGAGGCCGCCGCGAAAGAAGCGCCGGCGCAGCCGCTTGGTGCTCTACCCCGAGACGTCGCGCAAGTACCGGCCGCGCGTGGAGCGCCGGAGCCGCGCGCAGCGTTGCCTGTTGTTGCTCGTGGCCATCGTGGGCTTCCAGGTGCTCAACGCCATCGAGAACCTGGACGATAACGCGCAGCGCTATGACCTTGACGGGCTGGAGAAGGCGCTGCAGCGTGCCGTGTTCGGCCAGCCGGCGGCCGTGGAGCGCATCGTGGCGCTGCTGCGGGACTACCTGGCCACGCACGTGCACAGCCGCCCGCTGCTCCTGGCGCTGCACGGGCCCAGCGGCGTGGGCAAGAGCCATGTGGGCCGCCTGCTGGCGCGCCACTTCCGCGCGGTGCTCGAGGACGGCGCGCTCGTGCTGCAGTACCACGCGCGGCACCACTGCCCCGAGCCGCGCGCCGCGGAGGACTGCCGCCAGGAGCTGGCGCGGCGCGTGGCCGACGTCGTGGCGCGGGCCGAGGCGGAGGAGAAGACCCCGCTCCTGCTTCTGGACGACGTGGAGCTCCTGCCGCCGGCGCTGCTGGACGAGCTGCACGGCTTCCTGCAGCCGCAGCGCTCGCACCACTTCCACAATGCCATCTACGTGCTCCTCAGCGGCAATGGCGGCGCGGAGGTCACGCGCTTCGTGCTGCAGAACGCGTCCCGCGCGCTGGCCCTGCGCGCAGACGGCGCCCACGGGGCCGCGGCGGTGGCGGCACAGGCTGAGGAGGAGCTGCGCGCCAGCCTGAGGGCGCTCCTGGTCCGCGAGCACCCGCTGTGGGAGGTCGCGACTATCGTGCCCTTCCTGCTGCTGGACAAGGGGGACGTGGTCAACTGCTTCCGGGACGAGATGGCCGGGGAGGGCTTCTTCCCAGAGCAGGCCCGCGCCGAGCTCCTGGCCGCGCAGCTCAGTTACTACCGCGTGGCTGGCCGGGAGTTCGCCGTCACTGGCTGCAAGCAGGTGGTGGCCACGGTGAACCTCTTGTAG